A genomic stretch from Patescibacteria group bacterium includes:
- a CDS encoding DHH family phosphoesterase produces MKKIAVCYHKGCLDGFGGAYAAWKKFGSRADYIGLEHQETVPKELKGRTLYFIDFCYPTPVMKKVIAANKKVIILDHHESQVDAIRLVPEFRYTTDNSGCVIAWKYFHPNAKIPYLLDVIEDNDLFRFNNSETHRLIAALQFCDQTFSSFDTIAKSLETKRGRKEMLRDGSVLLNAEDSMIGRLVQRAEKVTFEGYGVYAVNTPLFYSHSANVISHEKKVPFGITWFYREGKLQVSLRTYKKGVDVSLLAKKYGGGGHKGAAGFSYEYKGAFPWEKV; encoded by the coding sequence ATGAAAAAAATTGCAGTATGCTATCACAAAGGGTGTTTGGATGGATTTGGCGGGGCATATGCCGCGTGGAAAAAATTCGGGTCACGAGCTGACTATATCGGTCTTGAACACCAAGAGACCGTACCGAAAGAGCTTAAAGGAAGAACCCTCTATTTCATAGATTTTTGCTATCCGACCCCTGTGATGAAAAAGGTGATTGCAGCAAATAAAAAAGTGATTATTTTGGACCATCATGAAAGCCAGGTGGACGCCATTCGTTTAGTACCAGAATTTCGTTATACAACCGATAATTCAGGTTGTGTCATAGCATGGAAGTATTTTCATCCAAACGCTAAAATCCCATATCTCCTTGATGTTATTGAAGACAATGATCTCTTTCGTTTTAATAATTCTGAAACACATCGCCTGATAGCTGCGCTGCAGTTCTGTGATCAAACATTTTCCTCATTTGATACAATTGCAAAATCCCTTGAAACAAAAAGGGGGCGGAAAGAAATGTTGCGCGATGGCAGTGTGCTTTTGAATGCTGAAGATAGTATGATAGGGCGCTTGGTACAACGGGCGGAAAAAGTAACATTTGAAGGATATGGCGTATATGCAGTAAACACGCCGCTGTTTTATTCGCATAGTGCCAATGTCATTTCCCACGAAAAAAAAGTTCCTTTTGGCATTACATGGTTTTATCGAGAAGGCAAGCTCCAGGTATCGTTAAGGACATACAAAAAAGGTGTTGATGTATCTTTGTTGGCAAAAAAATATGGTGGTGGGGGGCACAAGGGTGCGGCAGGATTTAGCTATGAATATAAAGGCGCATTTCCTTGGGAAAAAGTCTAA
- a CDS encoding DoxX family protein → MFELFQLADLQDTALFVARIALAAVFLFHGDQKLHYWKMHHNAKLSIAWLALWRTLAVVEILSGIGMLIGAFTKIAALCIMAVMLGALYFKIKVWKKGFSGDNGWEFDLVLFTSAFLIFIMGAGIYSIDWNVFGI, encoded by the coding sequence ATGTTTGAACTTTTCCAATTAGCAGATTTACAAGATACTGCATTGTTCGTAGCTCGCATTGCATTGGCTGCTGTATTTTTGTTTCATGGCGATCAAAAATTGCATTACTGGAAAATGCACCACAATGCAAAACTTAGCATTGCATGGCTTGCACTTTGGAGAACGCTTGCGGTTGTGGAGATTCTCAGCGGCATTGGCATGCTTATTGGCGCGTTCACCAAAATCGCAGCGCTATGTATTATGGCTGTAATGCTTGGTGCATTATATTTTAAAATCAAAGTTTGGAAAAAGGGATTCAGTGGCGACAATGGATGGGAATTTGATTTGGTCCTGTTTACATCCGCATTCCTTATCTTTATTATGGGCGCAGGAATCTATTCAATTGATTGGAACGTATTTGGGATCTAG
- a CDS encoding ABC transporter permease, which yields MISPQRIRGVLIQQWHITRRSLEVIMDIPFFAFIGVVVFGYISQATLGSIATQTGQYLILGAMLWEVMRISQYSMTVSAFWNVWSRNLGNMFVSPLSLTEFLLAQMAQGILTSGGVFLVLIPLAGALFKFNMFSMGPLALVMIFINLLLFSWSVGLVLLGCVFRFGTRVQALGWALIFIFQPLCGVYYPMSIIPEPFHSFAFLFPITYVFEGARETLLMGNPALNWQVPALMLNILYFICSLLIFKYLLLRAQETGQFARNES from the coding sequence ATGATTTCACCCCAAAGAATTAGAGGCGTACTCATACAGCAGTGGCATATTACCAGGCGATCCCTTGAGGTCATTATGGATATTCCATTTTTTGCATTTATCGGTGTGGTTGTGTTTGGGTACATATCTCAAGCAACACTTGGAAGTATTGCGACTCAGACAGGACAGTACCTAATTCTTGGAGCAATGCTTTGGGAGGTTATGCGCATTAGCCAATATTCGATGACGGTATCAGCATTTTGGAATGTCTGGTCCCGTAACTTAGGGAATATGTTTGTATCACCTCTTTCACTTACGGAGTTTCTTCTTGCACAGATGGCACAAGGGATACTTACTTCAGGTGGTGTATTTTTGGTTCTTATTCCACTCGCCGGAGCTCTTTTTAAATTCAATATGTTTAGTATGGGTCCTTTGGCGCTGGTGATGATATTTATTAATCTTCTTCTCTTCTCATGGTCTGTAGGGCTTGTTCTATTGGGTTGTGTTTTTCGTTTTGGAACTCGTGTCCAAGCGCTTGGATGGGCGCTTATTTTTATCTTCCAGCCTCTCTGTGGGGTGTACTATCCTATGAGTATCATCCCCGAACCGTTCCATAGTTTTGCATTTCTCTTTCCGATCACGTATGTTTTTGAGGGTGCACGAGAAACGCTTTTGATGGGTAATCCTGCCCTGAATTGGCAAGTGCCGGCACTTATGCTTAATATCCTCTATTTCATTTGCTCTCTTTTGATTTTTAAATATCTTCTTTTGCGTGCGCAAGAAACCGGACAATTCGCACGAAATGAAAGCTAA
- a CDS encoding ABC transporter ATP-binding protein, with translation MTKSISALSVTNLTKIYGTYKAVDTITFAVPQGGIVGLLGPNGAGKTTTIQILLGITQSNGGRIEYFGMDFSKAKQACLARINFASSFNTLQGRISVMENLLVFADLYCVKNARSKIAELTELLEITNLVKMKYWDLSKGQQTRVNIVKALLNDPELLLFDEPTASLDPDIADKLLSLIERMRDERKISILYTSHDMAEVTRICDEVIFLDHGVIAAHDTPLNLTQKIEYARLQITFGGEKKKIETLMHSYSKQVTFPFTHTICAEVKQKEIPAILAKLSKAQIAVEDISIEKPTLDDVFMQIARGTYDFTPKN, from the coding sequence ATGACAAAAAGTATAAGCGCTCTTAGTGTAACCAATCTCACGAAAATCTACGGCACCTATAAAGCCGTTGATACTATTACTTTTGCCGTTCCGCAAGGAGGTATTGTGGGACTCTTAGGACCAAACGGGGCAGGCAAGACAACGACAATTCAGATTCTCCTTGGTATTACCCAGTCAAACGGAGGGCGCATTGAATATTTTGGCATGGATTTTAGCAAAGCAAAACAGGCATGCTTGGCGCGCATCAACTTTGCGTCTTCGTTCAATACGCTTCAGGGTCGCATATCTGTTATGGAAAATCTATTGGTATTTGCTGATTTATATTGTGTAAAAAATGCCCGAAGTAAAATAGCTGAACTTACAGAACTTTTGGAAATAACCAATCTCGTAAAGATGAAATACTGGGATCTTTCTAAGGGTCAACAAACAAGAGTGAATATTGTCAAAGCATTGCTTAACGATCCTGAACTTCTTCTCTTTGATGAGCCAACTGCTTCACTCGACCCGGATATTGCCGATAAATTACTTTCACTTATTGAACGAATGCGAGACGAACGGAAAATCTCTATCTTGTATACAAGTCATGACATGGCCGAAGTCACGCGCATTTGCGATGAAGTGATCTTTCTTGATCACGGTGTTATAGCTGCCCATGATACACCGCTTAATTTAACGCAAAAGATAGAATACGCACGGCTTCAAATCACCTTCGGTGGAGAGAAAAAGAAAATCGAAACACTCATGCACTCATACTCAAAGCAGGTCACCTTTCCCTTCACACATACCATCTGCGCTGAAGTTAAACAAAAAGAAATTCCTGCTATTCTGGCAAAATTAAGTAAAGCACAGATTGCCGTTGAAGATATTTCCATCGAAAAACCTACACTCGATGATGTATTTATGCAAATAGCACGAGGCACCTATGATTTCACCCCAAAGAATTAG
- a CDS encoding NUDIX hydrolase: MPLKASPYRAFVWFFTRPKLQGTSCILRCGNEVLLVDYKYGSGWNFPTGLIQIENESPQDAAHRELRTEFSIRTKMLQYIGYVFCRFQCRRDRIFCFVVELNSKDVDINNKDIRGIQWVSIPELENITISPFSKEIIARWFKKQRQTITT; the protein is encoded by the coding sequence ATGCCATTGAAAGCATCACCCTACAGAGCATTTGTGTGGTTTTTTACACGGCCCAAACTTCAAGGTACGTCTTGTATTTTGCGATGTGGCAATGAAGTATTGCTTGTTGACTACAAATATGGCAGTGGATGGAATTTTCCAACAGGGCTCATTCAAATAGAAAACGAAAGTCCACAAGACGCTGCTCACCGTGAGCTCAGAACTGAATTTTCCATTCGGACAAAGATGCTACAATACATCGGATACGTCTTTTGTAGATTCCAATGCCGCAGGGATCGTATTTTTTGTTTCGTTGTTGAGTTGAATAGTAAAGACGTGGATATCAACAATAAAGATATTCGAGGAATACAATGGGTTTCTATTCCAGAACTCGAGAACATCACAATATCCCCTTTTTCAAAGGAAATTATTGCTCGCTGGTTCAAAAAGCAACGCCAAACTATTACCACCTAG
- a CDS encoding divalent metal cation transporter, which produces MPKTKSILKKTIEAPAIILEKTVELSELVVHDIASKKPMQEARGFWRTLGPGLTTGASDDDPAGIATYSQTGAQYGPQLLWLAGFTFPFMAVVQEMCARIGIVTGKGLAANIRTHYPRTVLYICTILLFAANTFNLGADLGAMAESMKLLFPGANFAALIIIFALVSLFLQIFSTYARYAKYLKYLALTLVAYIISTIMIKGLDWQAITFHTLTPSIAFSQDQIILICAILGTTISPYLFFWQTSQEVEEQVLEGKTTIRERRGASVEDIKKMRIDVWSGMFLSNLIMFFIIVASAGTLYANGIHDIATAAQAAEALRPFAGDASYLLFTLGIVSTGLLAVPVLAGSASYAVAETFRWKNGLYNKLHNAHAFYGILIISMAIGFLLNFIGINPMKALIYSAVANGLVAPLVLVLIVSMSSNRKIMGKWVSGPITKFCGWFVTILMALAGVATIASLFL; this is translated from the coding sequence ATGCCGAAAACTAAATCGATTTTAAAAAAAACTATTGAAGCGCCGGCAATTATACTCGAAAAAACTGTTGAGTTATCCGAGTTGGTAGTTCATGATATTGCAAGTAAAAAGCCTATGCAAGAAGCACGGGGCTTTTGGCGCACTCTTGGGCCAGGATTGACGACTGGCGCATCCGACGATGATCCTGCGGGTATTGCGACCTATTCCCAGACTGGAGCACAGTATGGTCCACAGCTGCTCTGGCTTGCAGGATTCACCTTCCCTTTTATGGCAGTAGTTCAGGAAATGTGCGCACGTATTGGGATTGTAACAGGCAAGGGTCTTGCGGCAAATATCCGCACACACTATCCGCGCACCGTACTCTATATATGCACTATCCTCCTTTTTGCTGCAAATACATTTAATCTCGGGGCGGACCTTGGTGCTATGGCAGAATCTATGAAGCTTCTTTTTCCCGGAGCGAATTTTGCAGCACTCATTATTATTTTCGCGTTGGTGAGTCTCTTTCTTCAAATCTTCTCTACTTATGCGCGTTATGCCAAATATTTGAAGTATCTCGCACTGACGCTTGTTGCATATATCATTTCGACAATCATGATTAAAGGTCTCGATTGGCAAGCCATCACGTTTCATACCCTGACTCCATCGATTGCTTTTTCACAAGATCAAATTATTCTCATTTGTGCAATCCTAGGCACAACAATATCTCCCTATCTTTTTTTCTGGCAGACTTCACAAGAGGTTGAGGAGCAAGTGTTGGAAGGAAAAACAACGATAAGGGAGCGTCGGGGCGCGAGCGTGGAAGATATCAAAAAGATGCGTATTGATGTGTGGTCTGGAATGTTTCTTTCAAATCTCATCATGTTCTTTATTATCGTCGCGTCTGCAGGAACACTCTATGCCAATGGCATACATGATATTGCTACTGCAGCGCAAGCTGCTGAAGCTCTGCGCCCATTTGCAGGTGATGCATCATATCTTCTTTTCACACTTGGTATCGTGAGCACCGGTCTTTTGGCTGTGCCGGTATTGGCGGGGTCTGCGTCCTATGCAGTCGCCGAGACATTTCGATGGAAGAATGGGCTTTACAATAAACTTCATAACGCTCATGCTTTTTATGGAATCCTGATCATCTCCATGGCAATCGGCTTCCTTTTGAATTTCATAGGCATCAACCCAATGAAGGCTCTGATTTATTCTGCTGTCGCCAATGGACTGGTTGCCCCTCTTGTTCTTGTTCTCATTGTTTCTATGAGCTCAAACAGAAAAATCATGGGTAAATGGGTGAGTGGCCCTATAACAAAGTTTTGTGGATGGTTTGTTACGATCCTTATGGCGCTTGCAGGTGTTGCGACGATTGCATCACTATTTTTGTAA
- a CDS encoding RlpA-like double-psi beta-barrel domain-containing protein codes for MKYLSASLSICAFLFFGVSLGYAEVSSDYAEFSIRLDAATIAKGYTVTAFEEGLKLSLIPGILSSETTIRATVIPEMEMPLGLQRISPIYDFEFLNKSAYDATKPFIIELKATEETSRLKQVFFYDKTKSTWRALPTTVLTNTALARSLIHLPYARIALFAYPDVLAEGKASWYAHKKGLFAASPDFPKGSKIRVYNTLNDKRVDVTINDYGPDRLLHPERVVDLEKSAFQKIAPLGAGIIPVRIEPLFIALQDGKALGISHEDAVTYPHITSKAAVVLDEGTGNVLYEKNAETPLPIASLSKIIAIRVFLDSNPNLNDVVPYHVDDEIVTYKLVDYPYEAATLKLKEGDTLTVEDLLYSALVGSANNAVESLVRVSGLPRDEFIQKMNSFAHDRGFLSVHFNEPTGLSPNNVSSAHDYALLALVALRDPIIQKASTMKRYAFSTINTKQKHVLKNSNQLVTSNLAVTGSKTGYLHEAGYCLMTSIQGKSGQIIAVALGDKTKSENTAEIRELLRFGEQKVSAKLHTVALEALNEKKELQQ; via the coding sequence ATGAAGTATTTATCTGCCAGTTTGAGTATTTGCGCTTTCCTTTTCTTTGGAGTTTCTCTGGGCTATGCCGAAGTATCCTCTGATTATGCAGAATTTTCTATCCGTCTTGATGCGGCTACGATTGCAAAAGGGTATACAGTAACTGCCTTTGAAGAAGGATTGAAACTTTCTCTTATTCCTGGAATCCTTTCCAGTGAAACAACTATTCGAGCTACTGTTATTCCGGAGATGGAAATGCCCCTGGGTCTTCAGCGGATCAGTCCGATTTATGATTTTGAATTTCTGAATAAGAGTGCTTACGACGCAACTAAGCCATTTATCATTGAATTGAAAGCTACAGAAGAAACATCGCGTCTTAAGCAAGTCTTTTTTTACGATAAGACGAAATCAACATGGCGCGCTTTACCCACAACAGTATTAACAAATACCGCACTTGCAAGATCGCTGATTCATTTGCCCTATGCCCGTATCGCTCTCTTTGCCTATCCTGATGTGCTCGCTGAAGGTAAGGCGAGTTGGTATGCTCACAAAAAAGGACTCTTTGCGGCTTCGCCCGATTTTCCCAAAGGATCAAAAATACGCGTATACAATACCCTAAATGACAAGCGTGTTGATGTGACTATTAATGATTATGGCCCTGACAGATTGCTCCATCCCGAACGCGTTGTGGATTTGGAAAAAAGCGCGTTTCAAAAAATCGCTCCTCTCGGAGCTGGGATTATACCGGTGAGAATTGAACCGCTTTTCATTGCACTACAGGATGGGAAAGCGCTTGGCATTTCACATGAAGACGCAGTCACCTATCCGCACATCACATCAAAAGCTGCCGTAGTGTTGGATGAGGGAACTGGAAATGTATTATATGAAAAAAATGCAGAAACTCCGCTTCCGATAGCAAGTCTTTCAAAGATCATTGCCATTCGTGTATTTCTTGATTCAAATCCAAACCTCAATGACGTTGTACCATATCATGTAGATGATGAAATAGTAACCTACAAACTCGTTGACTACCCCTACGAAGCAGCAACACTCAAACTCAAAGAAGGGGATACGTTGACCGTTGAAGATCTCCTGTATTCAGCACTTGTCGGATCTGCAAATAATGCTGTTGAATCTCTGGTGCGGGTAAGTGGCTTGCCCCGCGACGAGTTTATACAAAAAATGAACAGCTTTGCTCATGATCGCGGTTTTCTTTCTGTGCATTTCAATGAACCTACCGGCCTTTCGCCAAATAATGTAAGCTCTGCACACGACTATGCATTGCTGGCGCTTGTAGCGCTTCGTGATCCGATTATTCAAAAAGCAAGCACTATGAAACGCTATGCATTTTCAACAATCAATACCAAGCAAAAACATGTACTAAAAAATTCCAATCAGCTTGTGACTTCAAACCTTGCAGTGACAGGATCCAAAACAGGATACCTTCACGAAGCAGGGTATTGCTTGATGACGAGTATCCAAGGAAAATCAGGACAAATTATTGCTGTAGCGCTTGGAGATAAGACAAAGAGTGAAAATACAGCAGAGATTCGTGAGCTTTTGCGGTTTGGCGAACAAAAAGTTTCAGCCAAACTTCATACAGTAGCGCTTGAAGCACTGAATGAGAAAAAGGAGTTGCAACAGTAA
- a CDS encoding pyridoxamine 5'-phosphate oxidase family protein, producing the protein MKKLLEFLQSQKLVIIATCENGEPWVANVYYGVDANFKLYFVSGKNTRHSSHIQQNSHIAFSIVWFDRSNHKNRKAIQGLGQCRLAQNEEEIDVGVRLHNANFPEFAEKITLDWIHTNKRGSSIWIIEPSYMKYWDDELYGEDGSKEFTF; encoded by the coding sequence ATGAAAAAGCTACTTGAATTCCTACAATCACAAAAATTGGTGATTATTGCTACCTGTGAAAATGGTGAGCCATGGGTCGCAAACGTGTATTACGGTGTTGATGCAAATTTTAAACTATATTTTGTCTCAGGAAAGAATACGAGACACAGTAGTCACATACAGCAAAATTCCCATATCGCCTTCTCTATCGTATGGTTTGACAGATCAAATCACAAAAACAGGAAAGCCATTCAGGGTTTGGGACAGTGTCGACTTGCTCAGAATGAGGAAGAAATAGACGTCGGTGTACGTCTACATAACGCAAACTTTCCTGAATTTGCAGAAAAGATCACACTTGATTGGATCCACACTAATAAGCGCGGTTCGTCAATTTGGATAATTGAACCAAGCTATATGAAATATTGGGATGATGAGCTCTATGGCGAGGACGGAAGCAAAGAATTTACGTTTTAA
- a CDS encoding helix-turn-helix domain-containing protein: MILKIEERNQALRLRKKGMSLRDIVKIVPVAKSTLSLWLKEVHLSKPQKQRLTQKKLEAGRRGGIKRKNERIVRTQAIFDEAASDITDLSKKDLWLMGIMLYWAEGSKAKEYRPTCGIKFSNSDPHMLRLFQYWLKEVFMINEDRLNYEIYIHKSSYYSLKKVTRYWSRILKVPLSKLTHIYFKTNKIKTTRHNIGKSYYGLICMRVTKSTDLYRRIEGWIRAIGNYYCRVV, encoded by the coding sequence ATGATTTTAAAGATCGAAGAAAGAAATCAAGCACTACGCTTAAGAAAGAAAGGAATGTCCTTGCGGGATATTGTTAAAATCGTTCCTGTTGCAAAATCTACATTATCGCTATGGCTTAAAGAAGTGCACTTATCTAAACCACAGAAACAAAGACTTACTCAAAAGAAACTTGAAGCAGGACGAAGAGGTGGAATAAAAAGAAAAAATGAAAGGATAGTACGTACACAGGCTATATTTGATGAAGCTGCGAGTGATATAACAGATCTATCGAAAAAAGATTTATGGTTAATGGGAATTATGCTTTACTGGGCTGAAGGATCTAAGGCAAAAGAATATCGTCCAACGTGCGGAATTAAATTCTCAAATTCAGATCCTCATATGTTAAGACTGTTTCAGTATTGGCTTAAAGAAGTTTTTATGATTAATGAAGATCGATTGAACTACGAGATTTATATTCACAAATCAAGCTATTACTCCCTAAAAAAAGTGACAAGATATTGGTCAAGAATACTGAAGGTTCCACTCTCAAAATTAACACACATATACTTTAAAACAAATAAAATCAAAACTACTAGACATAATATAGGAAAGAGTTATTATGGACTTATTTGCATGAGAGTGACTAAGAGCACAGATCTCTATAGAAGGATTGAGGGTTGGATACGAGCAATTGGTAATTATTATTGCCGGGTCGTCTAA
- a CDS encoding permease-like cell division protein FtsX, which produces MLVKPIRIIRFAFQNFWRNLWLSTVTITVMTLAFLSVNFFLLANVFFDTALDAIEARVNLTIFFKPTAQDSDIQALAARLQAMPNVSGVTYVTKDQALDQLKNKFSQQGNTLIQDTLKELDTNPLSGNLVIQAGDVSNYAAIQEVLKADEYATFIENQTMDDRQALIEKIKSVKDNIVRAGIAVNAFFAFVVILIIFNTIRMTIYTRKREIGIMKLVGATNWFIRAPLIVESLLYSVISIALTIVILYPILGASQPYVSKFFDGQALDVIGYFSNNFTTIFGTELLAAFILSVMSSSIAIGRYLKV; this is translated from the coding sequence ATGCTTGTCAAACCCATTCGTATCATTCGCTTTGCATTCCAGAATTTTTGGAGGAATCTATGGCTTTCCACCGTGACGATTACCGTCATGACGTTAGCATTTTTATCTGTTAATTTTTTCTTGCTGGCAAATGTTTTTTTTGATACAGCCCTTGATGCAATTGAAGCGCGAGTAAATTTAACCATCTTTTTTAAACCAACTGCTCAAGACAGCGATATTCAGGCACTTGCAGCGCGACTCCAGGCAATGCCAAATGTTTCTGGTGTTACATATGTTACCAAAGACCAGGCACTTGATCAGTTGAAAAATAAGTTTTCTCAACAGGGTAATACGCTTATTCAGGATACGCTCAAGGAACTTGATACCAACCCTCTGAGCGGTAACCTTGTCATACAGGCAGGAGATGTGAGTAACTACGCAGCCATTCAGGAAGTACTGAAAGCAGATGAGTATGCGACATTTATTGAGAATCAGACGATGGATGATCGGCAGGCGCTTATAGAAAAGATCAAATCGGTAAAAGATAATATTGTGCGCGCTGGGATAGCCGTAAATGCTTTTTTTGCATTTGTTGTCATTCTGATTATTTTCAACACGATACGCATGACAATCTATACACGTAAGCGCGAAATAGGCATCATGAAGCTTGTCGGTGCAACAAATTGGTTTATTCGAGCACCATTGATTGTCGAAAGTCTTCTTTATAGTGTTATTTCCATTGCGCTTACAATTGTTATACTCTATCCAATACTCGGCGCGTCCCAGCCCTATGTCTCAAAATTCTTCGACGGCCAAGCACTTGACGTCATCGGCTATTTCAGTAACAATTTCACCACGATCTTCGGAACCGAGTTGTTGGCAGCATTTATTTTAAGTGTTATGAGTTCCTCTATCGCCATTGGCCGGTATCTGAAGGTGTAA
- the ftsE gene encoding cell division ATP-binding protein FtsE: protein MITLETVTKIYQPNITVLEDLSLRIEPGEFVFLVGKSGAGKSTIVRLITAEERPSSGTVEVNGLMVSKLPSYKIPSLRRQIGVVYQDFKLLEQKTVYENIAFALEVCGESGTSIRSVVPQVISIVGLEGKEGRYPRHLSGGEQQRVAIARALVHRPHILIADEPTGDLDALTSRGIVDVLVKINDLGTTLVFVTHNKDVVNMLKKRVISIKDGRVVSDREGGKYFI from the coding sequence ATGATTACCCTTGAGACGGTTACTAAAATCTATCAACCGAATATCACTGTTCTAGAAGACCTCTCTCTTCGAATTGAACCAGGCGAATTTGTTTTTTTGGTTGGAAAGAGCGGAGCAGGCAAGAGCACCATCGTCCGACTTATTACCGCTGAGGAGCGTCCGAGCTCTGGCACAGTCGAAGTAAATGGACTTATGGTATCAAAGCTTCCAAGCTATAAAATTCCCTCATTGCGCAGACAGATTGGTGTTGTATATCAGGATTTTAAACTCCTTGAACAAAAAACGGTTTACGAAAATATTGCATTTGCTCTTGAAGTCTGTGGTGAATCGGGAACATCTATACGATCAGTTGTTCCGCAGGTCATTAGTATTGTTGGATTGGAAGGTAAAGAGGGTCGATACCCGCGCCATCTTTCCGGTGGCGAACAGCAACGCGTTGCCATTGCACGGGCGCTTGTGCACCGGCCCCATATTCTCATTGCCGATGAGCCAACTGGCGATCTCGATGCGCTCACAAGTCGGGGGATTGTGGATGTGCTTGTGAAAATTAATGATCTTGGAACGACTCTTGTGTTTGTTACGCACAACAAGGACGTAGTAAATATGCTCAAAAAACGCGTCATATCCATTAAAGACGGCCGCGTTGTTTCTGACCGCGAAGGCGGCAAATATTTCATTTAA